The stretch of DNA ACCATGCCTTTTGGACACAGCACCTCACAGATGACTTGGTACCTTCTCCTGTAAGACGATACCGATGGTACTAATCCCATCATCTCTCACCCAACTTGTCTGGGCACACCCCGCATACAGCTCCCCTCGTCCACTTCGAACTTTGTCATTTAAATGTATATTACTTTTCCAGCTGCCCATATGTTCACATGTACTCTTGGTCTCGTAATATTTGTATTCCAGTATTCGATGAATTTTTCTAATTTAAAGCTTTTCCGTTGACTCCTTCGGTTTAACCACTTATACGTTACCCACATTGCGTGACAGTATAGTGCTTTTACCTCTTTGTACGCTCCGCTTATGCAGTAGTAATTATTTGTACCTCTGAGTTTACTATTAAGGACGTCCGTGAATACCATAATATTTGTATTTCGGTTTTCCTTTATCCATTTCTTAAGCTTTGCTTTGAAAACTTTCTTCTTTTTCTTACTGATTTTGTGTCCAACTGTATATTTGCCGTTTCGCGTTTTACCATTTACATGGGTGAATCCAAGAAAGTCAAATGTATCAGTCGTATTACTGTTTCTTCCGAACGGAAGAATTCTTGACTTGTCTTCCGCTAATTCAAGTCCGAATTTGGCGAGCCTGTCTTTTAGGAGTTCATATACTATTCTTGCTTCCTCTTCATATTCAAACATGCATACGAAGTCATCTGCAAATCTTACTATATATGCCTCTCCTTTGAGCCTTTTCCTGACCCCTTCTTCAAACCATATATCAAGTACATAGTGTAGGTACACATTTGCCAAAACTGGTGAAATCAGGCTGCCCTGTGGAGTGCCGACACTTGATTCTTCAAATATGTTTCCTTTCATGATGCCTGATTTAAGAAATCTTACAATGTACCGCAGAAAATTTTTATCTGCAATATCATGTTCAAGGAACTTCATTAACCAGTCATGATTTACATTGTCAAAGAAGCCTTTTATGTCACAGTCAAGTATGTAATTTACTTTGTTGAACATTATCAGGTCATTGACTTTCTTTATCGCATCATGCATATTTCTGTTTGGTCTGAATCCGTAAGAGATGTCAAGAAATCTTGGTTCGTATACTTCATTCAGTATATCCGCCATTACTCCCTGTACAAGTTTGTCTTCGTAGCTTGGTATCCCAAGTGGTCGTGTTTTCCCATTGGATTTCGGAATTTCCACTCTCCTGACAGGCTGTGGTCTGTATGAAAACTTCTTCATTCTGTCAAGCAGATTTCTTATATTTTCATCAAGATTCACCTCATACTGTTCCTTGGTAACCCTGTCTACTCCGACTGCCTTCTTCGCTTTCTGCTTCCTATGTTCCGCTTTCAGCGTTTCATAGTTCACATGATTGATTAACGTTTCAAGTCTGGAATGTTTAACTGACAATGTTCTTATATCTTGTTGTTTCGTTACCATGCTTTGTTTTACCTCCAGTGTATTTGCATGTTTCCCTTCAAGAAACGTGTCCGAGTTTCAGCCCTTTGCTCCATATGTTTTGCATACTTTTCAGCTACTACGACCTCATCGGACTTCTTACAGCTCTTTTTGCATCCTCATGTTGCTGGCACTTGTTTGCAATACCTTGTTATCAGGAAACTGTAAGATCTCCCGGGTACAGTTATTAACACCTTGATTCCTCGCCCATCTTTAAAACGCCGACGGTGCCTCCACATTCTCGCTTATCGAATGTTTTGTACTGGTTGCTGCCACTATGAGAGCATCACCCACCGCTTTATCGAGACTAACGACGCTAAATCGACTCAGCTTTCGCTATAGGGCTCTGAATCTTTCCTGCCTACGCTTAGCAATCCACCTCACGATGAACCACCCAAGGCTGGATACCGACTCCTTGCTAGGGTTTATCGGGATAGGAGTTTCACCTATCTAAGTCAACACTGCCGAACCGGCGCACCATAGTCATTCTCCTTTTTTAATCATCCATGTTCCATAACGTCCCCAGAATATCCAAGACCTCGGGAAGTCCCATGCCTGCTATTTTTGCCGAGTGTATCGCATCCATAAGGTTTTCCTCGACCTGCCGCATATGCTGTTCCTTCAGCATGTTCTCATCCTGTGCGTTCACATAATATCCCTTCCCCTTCGAAGCAGTGACCAGCCCTTCCACCGACAGTTCCTCATATGCCTTCATCGTGGTTATCACACTGATCTTAAGATCCTGTGCAAGTCCCCTGATTGATGGCAGCGGATCGCCGGACTTCAGCTTGCCGGTAAGTATCTGTTCCTTCAGCTGTGCGGCTATCTGCTTGTAGATAGGCTCGTTTGAATTCTGATATATCTTCAATATGTCATCCCCCTTTCAGCTTCGAACTGTTTATATGTTATATATACAGTATAGAACAGTTATATCTGTTTGTCAAGGGGGGATTTTAAATTTTTCGTTTAAAACATTTCCGGTTTTCTAAAATATTGCTCACAAGGCAAAAAGAACCGGCGTTAACAGTATAAAACCATTAACGCCGGCTGTTAATATTCTTGTTCCAGTTTCAAAACCTCTGACTTGACACACTCTCATAAGAAAACTCACTATCCTGCTATACAGAAGAAGCTGATAATCGTTTATTACTAAAAATCGAAAGAAATCTGTGTACCTCTTTTAATTGCCTCTTGTATCAGAGAGTGTAGTTTCTCTATCTCTTTATTGTTAGTTTTGCTTTTCAGATTAATCACTGTTGTTTCTGCTAAATTTAATTTATCTGATCCTATTGTTTCAGATTCAAAGTCATCAATTAGCAATTCACAGTAATTATTGAGCAGATCAAATACGCCACTCTCAAACAAGGATTTGAACTCGCTTTCAGAAAGCTTCCATTCAATCATGTCTTCCTTTGTTTCTTCTCCATAATAATATTTTTCCATTGAGTTTATGTTTTTAGATACTGATATAATTCTTTGGCTATCCATTTTAACTTCCTCGTTTTCCTGACACATCTGCCGCACTCAATACTATATTGACAGAAATCAATATATTTCTCTGGATTATCTTTAATAAGCTAATTCCCCTTAAAAATCCAGCAAGACAAAGGTACCAGGCATTCTTCGAATGCCCGGTACTATTGTAAGCTGCTGCAGGCAGCAGCAAGAGAAAAAATCAACGGGACAGATAAATCATCATTTGTCCCGTTGGTTATTTTAACATTATATAAGCACGCCGTTGCAGTGATCTGTTTCGTATAAATACAGTAATAAAAATTATAAAGCTATCGAATTTAATCCTATTTTTTTGGCAATCGCAATTATTTTGTCAGAAGAAGCACCGGTCCATTTTGCTATAGCAGATACTTTAACATTATCTTTAAGCATATTTTCAATCGTTTTTTCTTCTTTCTTGTCAGCTATTTCCTGAATCTCTTCCTTAAAAACAAATTCTACTGCTTCGCTCATTTTACCTTCCTCCTTCATTTTTTTAAATACTGTTCTGTTGCTTTCAAAAGCAGTTCTGAGCACATCTGCTAAATGCTGTTTGAGTACATTGCTGTCTGCATGAGCATACTCTGTCTGAATTTTTTCAATCTGTTTTTCAGTAGCTCCTGGAACCAGTACCTTCAGGATATCCCAATCTTCTCCCAAAACTACTGCATCAACTATCTGAAAAGGGAAAATAACAGGACCGCCTGAAACTTCATAAATTCCTTCGCTTCTTTGATTTACAGTACATCCGTTAGCTTCAAGTGCTTTCAAAACATCTCTTGGAAATCTATACTGTAAAACAGTTATAGTTACTGCTCCAAATGGAATCTCATTTACTTTTCTGTCAATGGTCATATAAAAAAGAGCGTATCCTTCAATTTTATAAATGTCATTGATATTAATTCCATCACCATATCCTTTAAACTCAAACACATTGTGTTCATGAAAGAAGCAACCAATTTCATCATTTAAATGATGATTCGTTTCTTTCTTTAATACAACTGCATCCAGTCTTGGTGGCTGTTCTCCTAAAATTAATTCTTTAATGGTTTCCATAAAAACAAATTGATCGTCATATTTTGTTTTTAGTGCGGCAACTAAACCGGCATGATAATCTATTCTGTGTTCTTCTGACAAACTATAAAACACCACCTTTTTCGTTTAGAAGTTCTTAAATCAAAATACTTTTCTATCAACTATACAATACCACAAAATCCCGATTTTGTCAAGCTGCACATAAGTGAATGCTTGTTTACGATTTTAAAGATTTCTGCATCTGCAGAAATCTCTGTAGATGCAGAATTATCACTCGTTTTGCAGTTTCCAAATACATATTTGCTTTGTTATATTTATTTATCTATCTTATCTTTTTGTCTGTCATAGATACGTCCACCTTTCTTTTGTACTTTGATGCATCTAATCTCTTTGTATCTCACCTCGATACATATGTCAAGGTGCGATATATCAGTTTGGAAGAATACACAAAAGCCTGATCGGTATTTATGCATTTCTTACATTAAGACTCTTGCTTAGATTGATTAGCACCAAATTATAATAGTACCAGGCATTCAAAGAATGCCTGGTACCTTTTTATTCGTCCTGCAACAAAAGGCTTTCTTACCGAAAAAAAGAGAATATCCAGCCATAAACCTTAAGAACCGGCGTTAACAGTATAAAACCTTTACGCCGGCTCTTCTATCTATGAACTGAAATTTATCTGTTCAATACATTCGATTATTTATTTTTCATAAATCCGATAAAACTGATGATAAACCGGTGTCAGGCCGCCGTATTTTCCGGTGCTTCGTATTCCGTATATCTCATCAGCACTGAACGGCAGTGTTTCAAGATTTTCTCTGGTAACAATGATATAATAATTATTACTGAACTTTACAGCCTCAGCAAATTCTTTGCTTTTAACGAATTTATTTCCTTCATCTATGAACACAAGTGCATTATCACAGCCGGCAAGCTGTTCTTTCCACAGATTACCCGACAGTACACGGCAGCTTACATCACAGTACAGTTCAACACCGCTGTCTTCGCCCTGCTCGTTGTATTCCCGTATCATTTCAACAAGAGTGGTTTTTCCTGTTGCGCTGTCGCCCTTAAGTACTGTAATATTCCTTTTTATTTCAAATTCATAACGCAAAGATCCGTTCTGGAGCTTAACATGATATTTTCCTTTCATCAGACAAACCTTCCTGCTTTAACGGCCAGATCGTACATATTATGAACCGTTTCACCTGTATTCATTATTTCAACATCAAACTGTCCGTCGCCAAAATCCATCAGATGTCTGAGATTAATGACAACATCTTTTTTCCCTGCCCATTTCCAGAAGCCATCGGGCACAGTTATCACCGCAGTTTGATGCATTAAAAACTTTATCATTTATCTGATCAATAAGAATAAGTGTCTTTACTCCTCCTGAAAGGGAAACAGGCGCTATTATCCCCATTACCGGACTTGAAACCGCACCGTTTCCAAGAACTTCAGACTTATCAACATCTTTTATCATCTTCACTGTACGATCATCTTCCATCCAGCGAGGATTAAAGCGATTTTTAAAGTAAAGAGAAGTATTATACACGGCATTTTCCATTTCGCCGAAAAATATTTTTAACATTTCCTTTTCCTCACATCAATTCGAAATGACTATTTAATAATATTATACTATTTTTCAGTTTATAAGTCTATATTCGAAAAATGTTTTTCGGGTACATTTTCGGGATATATATGTCCCAGTTTTTATTGACTTTTAATTTTCCCTATGATATCATAATATCAGCATACGAACTGCGATCCGAAAGGAGTGAATATATTGAACAGAAACACCGGTACTATCATACTTAACCGTGAAAAGTTTATCGACGAAAACACGCCGGTCACAAAGAATTCGCTTTCATGCTTCTTCAGTCTTAAGCTTAAGGAATTATCGAATAGGCTGGGTAAAAAGATCACCAAAAAAGATATCGCCGACATGGTCGGAATTAGCCATGAACTGTTCCGCAAAATGATAAACCGTGAAAAGGCCACAAAGAAACGCGACTGCATTATAGCTGTATGCGCCGCACTCAGACTCGATACATTCGATACCGATCTCGCGCTGAAGCACAACGACTGGATGGAACCGCTCGACGACTACAACGTCCGTGATGAACTCATCATGAACATTCTCGATAATCTTAGCGAAAATCCTAAAACGGCTGATGACAACATGAAGATCATTCCGGAAATAAACGCAGCGCTGGTCGCAAACGGTTTCCCGGAACTTGATATCATAACCCACCGGAACACTGACAGGGAGAAGAATTATCCGTTCAGTCCGGTAAGAAAGCATTTCCAGTGTATCATCGGCGGCGTCACACGTTACACTGATCCTTACTTTTTCATGGATCTTCTTTACGACGTGGATAATTTCCACACCATGAGAACAAGCATGGAACTTGAAGGCGAAGGACGTCGTACCGAGCTTACAGTAAGCTTCCGCGAGCCTCATGATTCATTCGGTGAAAACTGCTTTGTAAGCTGTCTCAGAAAAAAGGTCGCTCCTCCCGAAAAGATATATTCGGTATACACTTATCCTGACGATGAACACGATGCCGAAACACGGGAGTACACCGATATTTCCGAAACCGGTATATTCAGAAAAAGCTTTGCCGAACTCGAAAAAACCGAAGCAGCAGAAAGAAGGAAATTCTACAGTACGATAAACGACAGCCGCAACTATGAAAAACGTATGGCGGCAAAAGTTATCGGAAACAGGCTGCACATCTTCTACGAGGAATACAACTACTATCTGCCGGAACTCGGTGAGTACTGCCTCATGGATCTGTGCGGCGGCGAATTCACTCTTTCTGTTTCAAACGAAAGCCGTTTCATGTTCATGTATCTTCCGGAGGAAAAGTACAGAAAAATATACGGCGAACCGAACTTTACGGTTACCGAGGAATACACATCTGTCGGGGACATTGAAGATTCAGCCTACGTAGTTACCGAAGTCGGACCGTACGAATCATACCGCGAGGCCGAGATACTTGAGTTAAGAAAAATGACCTACAGAAAAATGAAATCCGGCATAAAATCTCTTGTAAAAAAGATGAAATCCGGTACCGCACACATCTGCAGTCCTGATGTTCTGTCAGAACTGGATGAGAATTTTATCTTTGACTATCTCGGACTGAACGCATCAGAGACCGCACGCATATGCGCCGCTGAAAACGCCGGAAAAAAAGCAGATATAACACTTTCAAACGGAATGAAAGCTGAACTTGATGTATCTGATCTTCTTAAGGGATTTGAACTCGGCCTTAAGAGCATCGACGGGATCGGTCATTTTCTTCTGAAAAACGGAACACTCGATATTAAAGAAATACTGGAAAAGGAGTAATCATTATGCAGTCAAATGTTGAAGCTCTTCGTGAAGCAGTTCTAAGTTCAGAAAACATTGTATTTTTCGGAGGCGCCGGTGTATCGACCGAAAGCGGGATTCCTGACTACCGCGGTCCGAAAGGGCTCTACACCCAGAAAAACGGAAGATGCGCTCCCCCTCCGAGTCTGAACATGAGACTGTTCAAGGATAATCCTGATGATTTTTATGACTATTACCGGAAAAACATGCTGAGCTGGAATGCCGAACCCAATGCTGCTCACTTAAAGCTTGCCGAACTTGAAAAAACAGGGTAAACTGAAAGCCGTTATCACCCAGAATATCGACGGTTTACACCAGGCTGCCGGAAGCAGAAACGTCATTGAACTCCACGGAAGCATGAAAAGCAATCAATGTATCCGCTGCCGCAAATCATACGACATATCTGAGATACGTGCGACAACCGGAGTACCTCACTGCAAAATCTGCGGTGGGCTTATCAAGCCGGACGTGATCTTCTTCGGTGAAAAGCTGGACAAATCGGTTATAAACAAGGCAAAGAAATACATACGCGCAGCCGACATGCTCATCGTAGGCGGCACTTCCCTCGTAGTGAATCCGGCTGTCAGCCTTATCTACGAATTCAAAGGCAGAACTCTCGCTATAATAAATCTTGCCCAGACCGGTCTTGACGGAAGAGCGGATATCGTGATACACGACAAGATCGGTAAGGTTTTATCCTCGATTTGATCTTTAAATCGTCAATACAGCTTCGCCGTATTTCCAGATGGGAAGACTGCGGGGCTGTGCCCAGTGTCCCAGGCTGATTTATGAATAAATCAGCATTTCCATAAAAACACAGAACCCGCTGCAGCAAGTGCACAGCGGGTTTTGCATTATATCAGGACATGAACTTTTTTCTGTACTGGTTAGGTGTATATCCCGTCATCTTTTTAAACTGCTGCATGAAATATTTTTCATCATCAAATCCGCATTTTTCCGATACTGCAGATATATTGATGCCGGCAGATACCAGACAGTATTTTGCATAGCGGGTTTTAAGCGAAATGATATCCTGATGGAAACTAACACCGAAATTCTTTTTGTAAACCGCACGGAAATATCCGGTACTGATGCATAATTTTCTGCAGGCATCCTCCGCTGTGATGTTTTTTTCCGGAGCAAGATAGATCTCACTCCTTAATTTCTGAAGTTTCATGTGATCAGATGAAGCGGGTCTCTTATTTTCCGTTTTAAAACCGGCAGCCTGTTCGGCTTCGCTCAGACATGAATCAAGCGTGTTACCCTCCGTATTTCCGTAATACAGTTTTGTAAAGCAGATACCGTCACCGTATATCCCGTTTTTTCTGAAAAATCCGTAAAGAGATGTATTCAGCTTTTCAAGGACATCCTCCGGAAAGCTTTTGTCACTGGTCATTACTCCTGAAACGGCAAACAGACTGTCACTTATCCGTCCGCACGTACAGCCGAAAAAGGATGCTGTTCCGGATATGACTTCACTCACTCCGTCTGTGACAAGATTTTCAGACTCAAAGTCATTTGTATCTGAAACGGGTACTCCCTGCGAGATCTTAAGTGAAACCGCAATAATAAAAAACGAATCTGCATCTTCGTTTCTTACGGCAATATTCATTTCATTTATAAATCCTTCGCGGTTATTCATACCTGTACGCGAATCACGGTATTCACTCAGGTTCTGGCAGCGCATAAGATAATTTATATCATTTTTCATGCGCAGAAATTCAAGAGCATTGGCAGCAATGACATTCCACTTACGGAACGATTCACCGAAACATCCGACTTTATCGTAACGGATTATCATATATCCGAAATCCTCATCCATGAAATAGACCGGGCAGCAGTAAAATGCATTCGGTTTATCCGGGTCGACTATGATATCAGGAAACATTTCATCGCGCGAAAAATGAACAGGTTCAGTAACCCGGCCGTATATGTCGACAATACTGTAAAGAACAGTATCGGCTGAGCCGGAATTATTTTTCCCGGAAGATCTGCCGGCAGAAACGCACCATTCGTCATAAAGACACAGAAAAAGACCTGAAACGTCCGGTATGAAATACGAATGTCTGCGCAGTGCGTCGATAAGATCCTGTATATTACGCGACTCCGTCAGAAACTGCTCAAGCATTCCCGTATCGTTGAGTGAAGCATAGTACGACTGTTTCTTCTTTTCATTTATCTCTGCCGCAACATCCCTGTGATCCGCTCCGCATGTACAGGTATCTCCGGGGATGAACCTGCTTTGCAGCTGTGAATTCAGCGGTACTTTAACTCCGCATACCTTTTCGTAAAGCAGAGCAGCCGCCTTTCTGCCAAGATAAGTACGGTCGCGGTTCCAGGTGGAAAGCACGGGATAATGCTCCATTCTGTCTCCGGTGTATTCATATCCGGTCACGGTAATATCTCCGGGTATCTTCACCCCGTGGGCAGTCATCACATCACAGAATGCGTATGCCATATAGTCATTCGCACATACAAGAGCTTCCGGCATTTTCCGCCTTCCTTCAATATAATCAAGAGCAGTCCTCTCACCCGAAGAAGTCCAGAAATCACCGTATATCACACGGCTGCTGTCGAATTCAATACCGTGTTCTTCAAGTGATCTGCGGAAACCGGTGATCCTGCTCTGTGCGTCTTCCGAATCTTCGGGACCGGTAAGAAAATCGATTTCCTTAAAGCCGTGGACTTCTGTCAGATGATCGGTTATACGCTTTATATCTTCCGCACTGTCACTGTTTACAGTATCGTACCCTGTTTCACGTGCTCCCACACTTACACACGGTCTTCCGGAAGAGCTTATTTTGTCAAGTACGCTCTTTCTCAGATCACCGTTCATAAAAGCATCATCAGTAAAGATCATGCCGTCCGGTCTTTCCGAAACTATTCTTTCGTAAATGCTGTTTTCATGAGTAATAAAATCATTGTATTCCGATGCATTGTAGATATTCGAAATAACTGCCACATCAGTATCCATATCAAACGCCTGTGATATGATGCCTTCAAGC from Ruminococcus sp. HUN007 encodes:
- the ltrA gene encoding group II intron reverse transcriptase/maturase, producing MSVKHSRLETLINHVNYETLKAEHRKQKAKKAVGVDRVTKEQYEVNLDENIRNLLDRMKKFSYRPQPVRRVEIPKSNGKTRPLGIPSYEDKLVQGVMADILNEVYEPRFLDISYGFRPNRNMHDAIKKVNDLIMFNKVNYILDCDIKGFFDNVNHDWLMKFLEHDIADKNFLRYIVRFLKSGIMKGNIFEESSVGTPQGSLISPVLANVYLHYVLDIWFEEGVRKRLKGEAYIVRFADDFVCMFEYEEEARIVYELLKDRLAKFGLELAEDKSRILPFGRNSNTTDTFDFLGFTHVNGKTRNGKYTVGHKISKKKKKVFKAKLKKWIKENRNTNIMVFTDVLNSKLRGTNNYYCISGAYKEVKALYCHAMWVTYKWLNRRSQRKSFKLEKFIEYWNTNITRPRVHVNIWAAGKVIYI
- a CDS encoding GntR family transcriptional regulator, which codes for MKIYQNSNEPIYKQIAAQLKEQILTGKLKSGDPLPSIRGLAQDLKISVITTMKAYEELSVEGLVTASKGKGYYVNAQDENMLKEQHMRQVEENLMDAIHSAKIAGMGLPEVLDILGTLWNMDD
- a CDS encoding DUF4869 domain-containing protein, translated to MIKFLMHQTAVITVPDGFWKWAGKKDVVINLRHLMDFGDGQFDVEIMNTGETVHNMYDLAVKAGRFV
- a CDS encoding DUF4869 domain-containing protein, producing the protein MLKIFFGEMENAVYNTSLYFKNRFNPRWMEDDRTVKMIKDVDKSEVLGNGAVSSPVMGIIAPVSLSGGVKTLILIDQINDKVFNASNCGDNCARWLLEMGREKRCCH
- a CDS encoding substrate-binding domain-containing protein, whose product is MNRKKLFTVVTARASASEQRSLLEGIISQAFDMDTDVAVISNIYNASEYNDFITHENSIYERIVSERPDGMIFTDDAFMNGDLRKSVLDKISSSGRPCVSVGARETGYDTVNSDSAEDIKRITDHLTEVHGFKEIDFLTGPEDSEDAQSRITGFRRSLEEHGIEFDSSRVIYGDFWTSSGERTALDYIEGRRKMPEALVCANDYMAYAFCDVMTAHGVKIPGDITVTGYEYTGDRMEHYPVLSTWNRDRTYLGRKAAALLYEKVCGVKVPLNSQLQSRFIPGDTCTCGADHRDVAAEINEKKKQSYYASLNDTGMLEQFLTESRNIQDLIDALRRHSYFIPDVSGLFLCLYDEWCVSAGRSSGKNNSGSADTVLYSIVDIYGRVTEPVHFSRDEMFPDIIVDPDKPNAFYCCPVYFMDEDFGYMIIRYDKVGCFGESFRKWNVIAANALEFLRMKNDINYLMRCQNLSEYRDSRTGMNNREGFINEMNIAVRNEDADSFFIIAVSLKISQGVPVSDTNDFESENLVTDGVSEVISGTASFFGCTCGRISDSLFAVSGVMTSDKSFPEDVLEKLNTSLYGFFRKNGIYGDGICFTKLYYGNTEGNTLDSCLSEAEQAAGFKTENKRPASSDHMKLQKLRSEIYLAPEKNITAEDACRKLCISTGYFRAVYKKNFGVSFHQDIISLKTRYAKYCLVSAGINISAVSEKCGFDDEKYFMQQFKKMTGYTPNQYRKKFMS